GTCAGCTGGCGTGGCCGGTGCTCTGGCCCGGCTCCAAGGTCGGCCTCACCCAGACGCTGAAGAGGTTCGCCCGTCTGGTCGAGCAGGGCCGACTGCCCTGACCCACGCCCGGCGGCCGGCGGCAATGGCGTGTCAGTCGGATGGCCTAGCGTGTACGAGGTGACTGACCTGGTGATCGGCGCCGACGGGCTGCCCCGCTGCGCCTGGGGGGCGAGCACCCCCGACTACGCCGTCTACCACGACACCGAGTGGGGGCGGCCGCTGCGCGGCGACGACGCCCTCTACGAGCGGATGACCCTGGAGGCGTTCCAGTCCGGTCTGTCCTGGCTGACCATCCTGCGCAAGCGCCCGGCGTTCCGGCTGGCCTTCGACGAGTTCCGGATCCCGACCGTCGCCGGCTACGACGACGCCGACGTGACCCGGCTGCTCGCCGACGCCGGCATCGTCCGTAACCGGGCCAAGATCGAGGCGGCGATCGCCAACGCCCGCGCCGCGCTGGAGCTGCCCGACGGGCTCTCCGCGCTGCTCTGGTCCTTCGCCCCGCCGGCCCGGCCCGCCCGTCCCGCCTCGTTCGCCGAGCTCGCGGCGATCACCCCCGAGTCGACCGCGATGGCCAAGGCGCTCAAGAAGCGCGGCTTCCGGTTCGTCGGCCCGACCACCGCGTACGCGCTCATGCAGGCGACCGGGATGGTCGACGATCACATCGTCGGCTGCCACGTCACGCTCCCACTCGCGGCGTGATGGGATGGCAGGCATGACGACCGAGACCGCGCGCCGGGCCGGCGAGGCCGGCCACACCGACGGGACGGGCACGTGGGCCGTGCTGCTGCCCGCCGAACGGTACGAGGCCGAACGGCTCGTGCACCACGACGCGCTGGAGCTGACCGGGTTGACCGACGTCGGCCGGCCGAGCCCCGGTGACCGGGTGGCGGTGCTGGCCGACGCGCCGCTCCGGCTGGTGGCGCTCGGCCGGGTCACCGCCCCGGGCCAGCGGCACCGGGAAGACCCGGACGACCCCCAGTCCCCGGTCGAGCCCGGGACGCTCGTCGTGGCGTACACCCGGCGGGCCTTCGACGAGCCGGTGCCGGCCGACCGGCTGACGCTCGACGGGCCGGTCACCGCGTTGGCCCCGGCGGCCTTCCGGGCGCTGGCCGACCGGCTCGGCCCGCCCCCGGCGCGGCGCACCTGGCTGGTCAGCCTCGACCTGCCGATCGAGGCCGGCACGCCGGCCGAGGCGGTCCGGCTGTTCTGGTCGTACGTGCAGGAGCTGGGCCCGCGTGAGCTGCCCGCCTTCGTCTCGCCGTCCGGGGACGAGCTGGCCATGCAGGCGTTCGTGCTGGGCGAGGAGGCCAACCAGGACCCGGAAGAGGACGACTAGAAGGCCCAGCCGTCAGCGTCCCTCGAAGACCGGTTTCTGCTTACCGACGAAGGCGATGGTGGCCGCACGGTGGTCGGTCGTGGCGCCGCAGATCGCCTGCGCCTGCGCCTCGGCGGCCAGCGCGTCGGCGAGGGTGCCGGCGTCGGCGATGGAGAGCTGCCGCTTGATCGCCCCGTACGCGACGGTCGGGCCGGCGGCGAGCCGGGCGGCCAGTTCCTGCGCGGCCGGCAGCACCTGCTCGTCGTCGTCCACCAGCCGGTTGAGCAGCCCCAGCTGGCAGGCCTCCTTGGCGCGGACCGGCTCGGCCAGCATCAGCAGCTCCACCGCCTTGGCGTGCCCGACCAGTCGGGGCAGCGTCCAGGAAGCGCCGGTGTCAGCGGCGAGGCCGACCTTGGCGAAGGCCATCAGGAAGCTCGTGGCCGGGCCGCCGATCCGGATGTCAGCGAGGAAGGCCAGCGAAGCGCCCGCCCCGGCGGCCATCCCACGGACGGCAGCCACCACCGGCTTGGGCAGATTGGCCAGCCGGGCGGCGATCGGGTTGTAGTGCGCCCGCACGGTGTCCAGCGGGTTACCCGCCCCGCCCTCCAGGGTCGCCACGTGCTCGCGCAGGTCCTGGCCGGCGCTGAACGACCCGCCCGCGCCGGCCAGCACGACCGCCCGGCAGGACCGGTCGGTCTCCAGCTCGGCCAGGGCGTCCCGCAGGGCCTCCTTGAGCGCCACGTCGAGCGCGTTCATGGCGTGCGGCCGGTTCAGCGTGAGGGTGACGACGGCATCGGTCCGGTCGACCAGCAACGGCTCGGTCACGTGTCTAACGACCCTTCTGTCGGACGATGCGGTTACCGGCGTCGAGGCACTGCTCGACGTACCGGTCTGCGGCCGGACGCAGGCGTGCCGCGTGCCGGTCGAAGAAGCTGGCCGCGGCGGTGCCGGGCCAGCGCTCGGGCAGCAGCGCCGGGGGCAGCTGCGGGTCCCGGAACAGGAACGTACGCCACGCGTGCACGAGCCGGAACCGGGCCGCGTACGCCTCCTCGTCGGTGCTGCGCACGGTGACCGCGCCGAGCAGCGGGCGCTGGTCGCCGACGAACCGCTCGTAGGCGCGGCCGATCTCGGTCAGGTTCCAGGCCCGGCGGACCACGCCCATCGCGCCCGGGGTGCCGGAGAAGTGGGAGGCGGTGAACCGCTCGAACCGGACACCGGCCTCAGCGAGCAGCAGGTCGACGTCCTCGGCGGGCCGGGTGGCCACCCAGGTCTGCTCGTCCAGCGTGCCGTAGCCGAGGAAGCTGAGGTTGGCGGCGAGTCGCTGGCGGTCCCGCCGGGAGCCCGGCGCCTCCAGCACGAGCAGATCGAACCGGCCGTCCCAGCTGACCCGGCCGGTCCGGTAGATCCGGGCTGCCGCTTCGTCCAGTCGTCGGGCAGCTTTCGGTGTGATCGAATATCCCGGTCCGGACGCCAACCGGAGCGGGTCGAGCCAGCCCTGACGCACCATCCGGGACACGGCGGTGCGAACGGCCGGCGGCGCGATTCCCAACGGCGCCAGCAGCTTGACCAGGGCGGCGACCGGTGCCCGGCCACCCCTCGGTCGGAGGTGGTCGCCGTACAGGTCGAAGAGTGCCGACCGTGCCTGCATGACCGCACATTGTGACAGGCCTTCTCAAGATAAGCTAGATGCTGTTACATCAATGCTGCTCCGGTTTGGGTCCGGCGGTGTTCATCAGGGAAAATCGTTGGTCGACACCCCCGCGACTGTTGCGGGTGGTCGTGAGAAGTGGCTGTGGGGCAACCCACCGACCCTGGTGTAGGTCTGAGGGGAGACAACATGGCGGCGATGAAGCCGCGGACGGGCGACGGTCCGCTGGAAGTCACCAAGGAGGGTCGGGGCATCGTTATGCGGGTCCCGCTGGAAGGCGGTGGCCGGCTCGTCGTCGAGATGACTCCCGACGAGGCCAACGCGCTCGGTGACGCGTTGAAGGCAGCTGCCGGCTGAGTGAGGAGTGATCCGGGCGGTGTATGCCGCCCGGGCCGTTCCTCGGTCCCTGAGCCACCGGTATCGCCGGTGGCTCAGGGTCTTCATCGCTGCGGACAGGCGGGTCCGGTCCCGCTCCGCGACACTTTCCTGGAGGTACGGTTCCGCGTGCTCGCCATCCGCCCGATCGCCGAGCCCGACCGGCTCGACGTCCTCGTTCTACCCGTCCGTCCCGCCGAGCAGGCAGCTGATGGCGATGCCCCGGCCGTACCGGTGCCCACCGCCGTGGCACCCCCGGACGGCACCGCCGAGGAGGCCGCCGCGCTGGCGCCGGCCGCCCGACTGACCGGTCGGGCCGGCGAGGTCCACACCCAGCTACGCGCCGGGCGTTCCCCCGGCCGGCTGTTGCTCATCGGCATCGGCGACGGCGGTGAGGCCGCCTGGCGGGCCGCTGGTGCGGCTCTGGCCCGCTCCGCCGTAGATGAGACGCATATCACTATCGCGCTGCCGGCCGACGTGACTCCGGCCGCGGTCCGCGGGTTGACCGAGGGGCTGCTGCTCGCCTCGTACCGGTTCCGCCTGACCGAGGCCGGCGATCCGCCCGCACTCAGCGGCGTCGATCTGCTGCTTGCCGACCCGGCCGCACACGAGGCCACCGTCGCCACGGCCCGGACCACCGCCGCGATGACCCGCCTCGCCCGCGATCTGACCAACGCACCCTCCTCGGTGAAGAACCCGGAGTGGTTCGCCGACCAGGTGGCCTCCGCCGCGGCCGACCTGCCCGACCTGCGCCTGCGGGTCCGTGGTCCGGCCGAGCTGGCCGCCGAGGGCTTCGGCGGGATCCTCGCCGTGGGCGGCGGCTCCGCCAGCGGCCCGCGTCTGGTCGAACTGGACTGGCACCCGGCCGACGCGCGTACCCATGTGGTGCTGATCGGCAAGGGCATCACCTTCGACACCGGCGGCATCTCGATCAAGCCGGTGCCGGCGATGAAGCTGATGCGCAAGGACATGGCCGGCGCGGCGGCGGTCGTCGCCGCCACCCTCGGCGCTGCGGCGCTGCGGCTGCCGGTCCGGGTCACCACGCTGGCCCCGCTGGCCGAGAACATGGTCAGCGGTTCGGCGTTCCGCCCCGGCGACGTCATCCGGCACTACGGCGGGACGACCAGCGAGACGACCAACTCCGACGCCGAGGGCCGGCTGGTCCTCGCCGACGCGCTGGCGTACGCGGTGGACCAGCTCGCGCCGGACCTGCTGCTCGACCTGGCCACCCTCACCGGGGCCAACGCGGTGGCGTTGGGCAAGCGCACCGCCGCCCTGTACAGCGAGAACGACCAGCTGGCAGCCGACGTGCTGGCCGCGGTCGAGGCGGCTGGCGAGGCGGCCTGGCGGATGCCGCTGCACACCGACTACGTCGAGTACCTGGGCAGTGAGGTTGCCGACCTGTACAGCGCACCGGCCCAGGGCGCCGGGTCGGTGGTGGCCGCGCTCTACCTGCGCGAGTTCACCGGCGAGCTGCGGGACCGCTGGCTGCACCTGGACATGTCGGCCCCGTCCTGGGCGGATGGCGACCACGCCGAGCTCAGCCGCGGTGCGACCGGCTGGGGCGTCCGCTCGCTGCTGCGCTGGCTGGCCAACGTCAACTGACCGGGGTCAGCACTTCACCGCCGCGAGCACCCCGTGACCGACCGGAAGGAGCGCGGGTATCCAGTGCTCCGACTCCCGGACCGCCTTGATCGTCTCGCGGACCGTCACCGTCTCGGCGTCCCGGGCGGCCGGGTCACCGATCCGGCCGCCGGCCAGCATGCCGTTGAGTGCCAGCACGCCTCCGGGGCGCAGCAGCCGCAGCGCGGCTTCCACGCAGGCGTGGAAGCCGGTCGCCTCGGCGTCCACGAAGACCAGGTCGTACGCCCCGTCGGCGAGCCGCGGCAGCACGTCCAGTGCGCGACCGGTGATGATCCGGGTGCGACCGGCGGCGAAGCCGGCCTCGGTGAAGATCCGGCGGGCGATCCGCTGATGCTCCACCTCCACGTCGATGGTGGTGAGCACGCCGTCGGCGCGCATGCCGCGCAGCAGCCAGACCCCGCTCACCCCGGTGCCGGTGCCGATCTCCACCACCGCCCGGGCGTTGCCGGCCGCGGCCAGCAGCCGCAGCGCCGCTCCCGCGCCGGGGGTGACCGCGTCGAGGCCCACCTCGTGGGCCAGGCTGCGCGCGGTACGCAGGACAAGATCCTCGGTCACGTACGACTCGGCGAACTGCTGAGCCTGGGTCGTCGAACTGCCGGAACCGGCGACCGTGGCGATGGGGCACCTCCGGGACGGTGCGTGGTGCGGGGGCGGGTTGGCACTGTGAGCGTAGAGGCGACCGCCGCGGGGCGCAGCCGCGCCTCCGTCCCTCGCGATCACCGGGGGCAACCGCTGACTCCACCGCGCGCATCCGTGCAATCCTGGAGGCGGTATCCCGTCAGCTGCGACCGCGCCGGTCCGTGGCCGGGCGACGCGGCGCGGGATCCGGGGACGGACTGGGAGGCACCTACGTGACCGACGGCTGGGACTGGCGCCGGGGCGGTGAGACTCCGGCTCCGGCAACCCCGCCCGGGGCAGGGACCCCGCCGGCGGGGCCGCCGACCGCGCCGGGGGCCGGTAGCACGCCCGCGGCGTCGCCTGGTGGCCCACCGGCGGCCGGGAGCCTGCCGGTGGGATCAACGCCCGTGGCGGGCGCACCGATCGCTGGGCCGCCCACGACCTGGCCGGCACCGACGACTCCGTCGAGCGCACCCGGCACCTCGCCCTGGTGGTCGGACGCGCTGGCCGATCCGTGGCGGGACCCGGCGGCTCCGGCCGCGGTGGTGGTGCCCGCGGTGGTGATGGCCGGCACCGAGCCGGAGCCGGTCACCGACCCGGACGCACCAGGCCGTCCGACACTGCGCCACCTGCTGCTCATCCCGGTGATCACCGCGCTGCTGGCCGGCACCCTCGGCGGCGCGCTGGGCTACGCGTTCGCCGTACGCGGCGCGGCCGGCGGGACGGTTCTCGGCGGCGAACCGGCGCAGGCGCCCGCGCTGGCCCAGCGCAAGCCGGAGTCGCTGGCCGGGGTGGCCGAACGGGTCCTGCCCAGCGTGGTCACCGTGCGGGTGAGCAGCCTCGTCGGGACGAGTGAGGGCTCCGGCTTCATCGCCAGCGCGGAAGGTCATGTGATCACCAACGACCACGTGGTGGCCGGCAGCAACGGCAAGGCCTCCGTGATCTTCAACGACGGCAGCTCCGCGCCGGCGACCGTCGTTGGTCAGGACCCGGAGTCGGACATCGCGGTGATCAAGGTGAGCCGGACCGGGCTGCGGCCCGTGGAGTTCGGCGACTCCGACGCGCTGGCCGTCGGCGACCCGGTGCTCGCCATGGGCTCACCGCTCTCGCTGGCCAACACCGTCACCGCCGGCATCGTGAGCGCCCTGGACCGGACGATGCAGGCCGGGGAGCCGGGCGGTCCGGTGCGTTACTACGCGGCGATCCAGACCGACGCGGCGGTCAACCACGGCAACTCGGGTGGCCCACTGGTCGACGGCGCCGGGCGGGTGGTCGGGGTGAACTCCACCATCAAGTCGCTGGTCGCCGAGGGGCAGGAGGCCGGCAACATCGGGCTCGCCTTCGCCATCCCGATCAACCAGGCCAAGCGGGTGACCCAGGACATCATCGGCACCGGCAAGGCCCGGCGTACGGTGATCGGCGCCCAGGTCGGCGGCCCGGGCGCGGGTGCCGGCGGCGGCGTACGGCTGGCCGCCGTGGAGCCCTCCGGGCCGGCGGCCGGCGCCGGGCTGAAGGTCGGCGATGTGATCACGAAGCTCAACGGCCGGCCGATGACCGAGCCGACGGATCTGATCGCCCTGGTCCGCAAGTTCGCGCCCGGCTCGGTGGTCACCGTCGAGTTCCGGCGCGGCGCTGACCGGCAGAACGCGTCGGTCACCCTCGCCGCGGACGCGAAGTGAACAGCGGGTCACCCCCTGCCCGAAAGCGGTCTGGCGTGCGTAGTCTTGCTGCTGACGCCGAGAGGAGGCCCGCGGAATGCTCGACAACCTGAACTGGTGGGAGATCGGTGCGCTGCTGCTCCTGGCGCTGTTGATCTTCGGTGACCGGCTGCCCGGAGTCATCACCGATGGCCTGCGGCTCGTGCGTAACCTGCGCAACATGGCCCGCAACGCCACCGGCGACCTGAGTCGCGAGTTGGGCACCGACATCCAGCTCGAGGATCTGCACCCGAAGGCTTTCATCCGCAAGCACCTCCTCAGCGAGGAGGACGAGGCGGCGATCCGTAAGCCGTTGCAGGGCGTCTACGACAACCTGCGTGCGGACGTCGGCGGCGTGCACGACGAGCTGAAGGACGTGGCCAACGCGGCGGACCCGCGGTCGAAGGGGGCCCGGTCCAGCACGGCCACCGGCACCCCGTCGACGCCGGCCCCCCGGGCCAGCTACGACGACGCCACCTGACCGACCCGGGCAAAGCGGGCCGTCACCTGACCGATCGAGCAAATCGACCCGTCACCTGACCGGCCCGGTAAAACGGCCCGTCACCCTGACCGGGGTCGGCCCCTGACCGGACCCGCCGGCCGAGCGGCCGGCGGGCGAACGGTGGATCGGGCGCTCAGCGCCCGGCGGGCTTGAGGCCGAGCGGCTTGCCGAGCAGCGACTCACGGCGCAGCGCGAGCCGGTCGGCGATCGTGCCGAGTGCCTGTGCGGCCGGCGACTCCGGCTCGGCCAGCACGATCGGGTTGCCGGCGTCGCCGGCCTCCCGGACGCGGGTGTCCAGCGGGATCTGCCCGAGCAGCGGCACCTGCGCGCCGATGGTCCGGCTCAGCGACTCGGCGACCGCCGCGCCACCGCCGGCACCGAAGATCTCCATCCGGGAGCCGTCCGGCAGCTCCAGCCAGGACATGTTCTCGATGACGCCGACCACCCGCTGGTGGGTCTGCAGAGCGATCGCACCGGCCCGCTCCGCCACCTCGGCGGCAGCGGCCTGCGGGGTGGTGACCACCAGGATCTCCGAGTTGGGCAGCAACTGGGCCAGCGAGATGGCCACGTCGCCGGTGCCCGGGGGCAGGTCGAGCAGGAGCACGTCCAGGTCGCCCCAGTAGACGTCGGCCAGGAACTGCTGCAACGCCCGGTGCAGCATCGGGCCGCGCCACACCACGGCGGCGTTGCCGGAGGTGAACATGCCGATCGAGATCACCTTCACGCCGTGCGACTGCGGCGGCATGATCATGTCCTCGACACGGGTCGGCCGGCCGTCCGCGCCGAGCATCCGGGGCACCGAGTGGCCGTAGATGTCCGCGTCGACCACGCCCACGGAGAGCCCGCGGGCGGCCAGCGCCGCAGCCAGGTTGACCGTCACGCTGGACTTGCCGACGCCGCCCTTGCCGCTGGCCACCGCGTACACGCGGGTCCGCGAGCCGGGCTGGGCGAACGGGATGACCGGCTCCTCGCTGGCACCCCCACCGCGTAGCTGCGACTGCAACGACTGCCGCTGCTCCGGGCTCATCACACCGAAGTCGATCTCCACACCGGTCACTCCGGGTACCGCGGCGACGGCGGCGGTGATGTCCGTACGCAGCTTGTCCTTGAGCGGACAGCCGGCGACGGTGAGCAGCAGCTCGACCCGTACGACGCCACTGGCACCGATCGTCGCGGAGCGGACCATGCCCAGCTCGGTGATGGGCCGGCGGATCTCCGGGTCGTTGACGGTGGCCAGGGCGGCCTGGATCGCGTCCTCGACGGTGCTGACAGGTGCTGACATGCCCGCAATGCTACGTCGCGGGGCATCCGCTACGGCCGTTGGCCGGGAACGGTGTGAGCCAATCGATGGCCGGCCTCGACCCCTCCGGGTCAGCCGTCCTGCGGGCGTGGCCCGGTGCCGTCCGGCCGGGCCTCGGAGGTGAAGTCGCCGTCCAGGTCGTCGCGGGGTTCGTCCAGCCCGGCGCCGTCGGTCGGCCGCTGGCCACGCTTCTCCTGCCGGCTGTCCTTCTGCTGCTGGCGGCGCTCCAACCGCTGTCGGCGCTGCCCCGCCTCGTCCAACTCCTCGGCCAGCCGGGTCAGCTCGGAGCGGAGGAAGTCGCGGGTGGCCACCTCACCCAGTGCGATCCGCAGCGCGGCGATCTCCCGGGCCAGGTACTCGGTGTCCGCCTTCTGCGCCGTGGCCCGCCGCCGGTCCTCCTCCAGTGCCACCCGGTCCCGGTCCGCCTGCCGGTTCTGCGCCAGCAGGATCAACGGCGCGGCGTAGCTGGCCTGCAACGACAGCACCAGGGTGAGGAACGTGAACGTGTACGGGTCGAAGCGCACGTCGGCCGGGGCGAGCGTGTTCCAGCCGAACCAGATCGCGATCACCACCGTCATGACGACGATGAAGTTCGCGGTGCCCATGCCGCGGGCGATGCCCTCCGACCACCGGCCGAACGCCTCCGCGTCGAATCGGGGCAGCTTGATGCCCCGGGGCTCGCGTGGCTGGTCGAGCCGTTCCGCCCGCCGCTGGTCAGCCATCCGTGCCGTCCAGCGCCGCGTCGGTGGCGCCCGCTGCGCCAATGGCGTCGCGGTCCCGCCAGTCCCGGGGCAGCGAGTGGTCCAGTACGTCGTCCACCGTCACGGCGCCGACCAGCCGGTTGTTCCGGTCGATCACCGGCATGGCGACCAGGTCGTAGGTGGCCATCCGGCGGGTGATCTCCGGTAGCGGGGTGGTCGGGCGCAACGGATCGATGTCGTTGACCACCACCTTGCCCAGCAGGTCGGCCGGCGGTTCGCGCAGCAACGCCTGGAAGTGCACCATGCCCAGGTAGCGGCCGGTCGGGGTGTTCTGCGGGGCCCGGGTCACGAAGACCTGGGCGGCGACGGCGGGGGAGAGCTGCGGCTCCCGGATCCGGGCGAGTGCCTCGGCGACGGTGGCGTCCGGCGGCAGGATGACCGGCTCCGAGGTCATCACGCTGCCCGCCGTGCCGGGGGTGTACTTGAGCAGCTGGCGCACCGGGTCGGCCTCGTCCGGCTCCATCAGGTCCAGCAGCACGTCCTGCTCCGGTGGGGGCAGCTCGTTGAGCAGGTCCGCGGCGTCGTCCGGGTCCATCTCCTCCAGCACGTCGGCGGCCCGTTCCCGGTCCAGCGCGGCGAGGATCTCCACCTGGTCGTGCTCCGGCAGCTCGCTGAGTACGTCGGCGAGCCGCTCGTCGTCCAGGGCCGCCGCGACCTCGTTGCGTCGCGCGTCGGGTAGGTCCTGCAAGGCGTTGGCGAGGTCTGCCGGTCGCATGTCCTCCAGTACGGCGAGCAGGTTCGCCGTACCCCGGTTGTCGGCGATGCCGCTCAACCCGCGCACCCGGTCCCACTCCACCTGGTGCAGGTGGCCGCGGCGGCTGAGCCTGCCGGTCTGCTCGCGGACCGCGACCCG
The nucleotide sequence above comes from Micromonospora sp. NBC_00389. Encoded proteins:
- a CDS encoding DUF1003 domain-containing protein, encoding MADQRRAERLDQPREPRGIKLPRFDAEAFGRWSEGIARGMGTANFIVVMTVVIAIWFGWNTLAPADVRFDPYTFTFLTLVLSLQASYAAPLILLAQNRQADRDRVALEEDRRRATAQKADTEYLAREIAALRIALGEVATRDFLRSELTRLAEELDEAGQRRQRLERRQQQKDSRQEKRGQRPTDGAGLDEPRDDLDGDFTSEARPDGTGPRPQDG
- a CDS encoding Mrp/NBP35 family ATP-binding protein translates to MSAPVSTVEDAIQAALATVNDPEIRRPITELGMVRSATIGASGVVRVELLLTVAGCPLKDKLRTDITAAVAAVPGVTGVEIDFGVMSPEQRQSLQSQLRGGGASEEPVIPFAQPGSRTRVYAVASGKGGVGKSSVTVNLAAALAARGLSVGVVDADIYGHSVPRMLGADGRPTRVEDMIMPPQSHGVKVISIGMFTSGNAAVVWRGPMLHRALQQFLADVYWGDLDVLLLDLPPGTGDVAISLAQLLPNSEILVVTTPQAAAAEVAERAGAIALQTHQRVVGVIENMSWLELPDGSRMEIFGAGGGAAVAESLSRTIGAQVPLLGQIPLDTRVREAGDAGNPIVLAEPESPAAQALGTIADRLALRRESLLGKPLGLKPAGR
- a CDS encoding O-methyltransferase — protein: MTEDLVLRTARSLAHEVGLDAVTPGAGAALRLLAAAGNARAVVEIGTGTGVSGVWLLRGMRADGVLTTIDVEVEHQRIARRIFTEAGFAAGRTRIITGRALDVLPRLADGAYDLVFVDAEATGFHACVEAALRLLRPGGVLALNGMLAGGRIGDPAARDAETVTVRETIKAVRESEHWIPALLPVGHGVLAAVKC
- a CDS encoding S1C family serine protease, which produces MGGTYVTDGWDWRRGGETPAPATPPGAGTPPAGPPTAPGAGSTPAASPGGPPAAGSLPVGSTPVAGAPIAGPPTTWPAPTTPSSAPGTSPWWSDALADPWRDPAAPAAVVVPAVVMAGTEPEPVTDPDAPGRPTLRHLLLIPVITALLAGTLGGALGYAFAVRGAAGGTVLGGEPAQAPALAQRKPESLAGVAERVLPSVVTVRVSSLVGTSEGSGFIASAEGHVITNDHVVAGSNGKASVIFNDGSSAPATVVGQDPESDIAVIKVSRTGLRPVEFGDSDALAVGDPVLAMGSPLSLANTVTAGIVSALDRTMQAGEPGGPVRYYAAIQTDAAVNHGNSGGPLVDGAGRVVGVNSTIKSLVAEGQEAGNIGLAFAIPINQAKRVTQDIIGTGKARRTVIGAQVGGPGAGAGGGVRLAAVEPSGPAAGAGLKVGDVITKLNGRPMTEPTDLIALVRKFAPGSVVTVEFRRGADRQNASVTLAADAK
- a CDS encoding preprotein translocase subunit TatB, encoding MLDNLNWWEIGALLLLALLIFGDRLPGVITDGLRLVRNLRNMARNATGDLSRELGTDIQLEDLHPKAFIRKHLLSEEDEAAIRKPLQGVYDNLRADVGGVHDELKDVANAADPRSKGARSSTATGTPSTPAPRASYDDAT
- a CDS encoding leucyl aminopeptidase family protein gives rise to the protein MLAIRPIAEPDRLDVLVLPVRPAEQAADGDAPAVPVPTAVAPPDGTAEEAAALAPAARLTGRAGEVHTQLRAGRSPGRLLLIGIGDGGEAAWRAAGAALARSAVDETHITIALPADVTPAAVRGLTEGLLLASYRFRLTEAGDPPALSGVDLLLADPAAHEATVATARTTAAMTRLARDLTNAPSSVKNPEWFADQVASAAADLPDLRLRVRGPAELAAEGFGGILAVGGGSASGPRLVELDWHPADARTHVVLIGKGITFDTGGISIKPVPAMKLMRKDMAGAAAVVAATLGAAALRLPVRVTTLAPLAENMVSGSAFRPGDVIRHYGGTTSETTNSDAEGRLVLADALAYAVDQLAPDLLLDLATLTGANAVALGKRTAALYSENDQLAADVLAAVEAAGEAAWRMPLHTDYVEYLGSEVADLYSAPAQGAGSVVAALYLREFTGELRDRWLHLDMSAPSWADGDHAELSRGATGWGVRSLLRWLANVN
- a CDS encoding DUF3117 domain-containing protein; translated protein: MAAMKPRTGDGPLEVTKEGRGIVMRVPLEGGGRLVVEMTPDEANALGDALKAAAG
- a CDS encoding enoyl-CoA hydratase-related protein, which gives rise to MTEPLLVDRTDAVVTLTLNRPHAMNALDVALKEALRDALAELETDRSCRAVVLAGAGGSFSAGQDLREHVATLEGGAGNPLDTVRAHYNPIAARLANLPKPVVAAVRGMAAGAGASLAFLADIRIGGPATSFLMAFAKVGLAADTGASWTLPRLVGHAKAVELLMLAEPVRAKEACQLGLLNRLVDDDEQVLPAAQELAARLAAGPTVAYGAIKRQLSIADAGTLADALAAEAQAQAICGATTDHRAATIAFVGKQKPVFEGR
- a CDS encoding DNA-3-methyladenine glycosylase I, whose protein sequence is MTDLVIGADGLPRCAWGASTPDYAVYHDTEWGRPLRGDDALYERMTLEAFQSGLSWLTILRKRPAFRLAFDEFRIPTVAGYDDADVTRLLADAGIVRNRAKIEAAIANARAALELPDGLSALLWSFAPPARPARPASFAELAAITPESTAMAKALKKRGFRFVGPTTAYALMQATGMVDDHIVGCHVTLPLAA
- a CDS encoding PaaX family transcriptional regulator — encoded protein: MQARSALFDLYGDHLRPRGGRAPVAALVKLLAPLGIAPPAVRTAVSRMVRQGWLDPLRLASGPGYSITPKAARRLDEAAARIYRTGRVSWDGRFDLLVLEAPGSRRDRQRLAANLSFLGYGTLDEQTWVATRPAEDVDLLLAEAGVRFERFTASHFSGTPGAMGVVRRAWNLTEIGRAYERFVGDQRPLLGAVTVRSTDEEAYAARFRLVHAWRTFLFRDPQLPPALLPERWPGTAAASFFDRHAARLRPAADRYVEQCLDAGNRIVRQKGR
- a CDS encoding magnesium transporter MgtE N-terminal domain-containing protein; this encodes MSTPTRVYIARLAGVAVFDPNGDQVGRVRDAVARLRATSRPPEVVGLVAEMPMRRRIFLSINRITSIDADAVVLGSGTLNLRRFEKRPNELLVLQELLDRRVQLEPGGQPGAVVDVAMECARGGEWSLTRVAVREQTGRLSRRGHLHQVEWDRVRGLSGIADNRGTANLLAVLEDMRPADLANALQDLPDARRNEVAAALDDERLADVLSELPEHDQVEILAALDRERAADVLEEMDPDDAADLLNELPPPEQDVLLDLMEPDEADPVRQLLKYTPGTAGSVMTSEPVILPPDATVAEALARIREPQLSPAVAAQVFVTRAPQNTPTGRYLGMVHFQALLREPPADLLGKVVVNDIDPLRPTTPLPEITRRMATYDLVAMPVIDRNNRLVGAVTVDDVLDHSLPRDWRDRDAIGAAGATDAALDGTDG